A single Providencia manganoxydans DNA region contains:
- a CDS encoding glutathione S-transferase family protein encodes MSSLTLYTNSMSRGNTVDLLFKLLNVPYQRIELDYGEEMHTKEYLAINPMGKVPALVDGDKIITETAAICVYLADKFIEKGLAPALGAPERADYYRWFFFTAGPIEAAFTAHAMGLELDAEQQKMSGFGSLERVMDCLETGIANAAPYICGKQLTAVDAYIGSFLLFLEKINFLKPTAVIHNYLQALKSHKAFIERM; translated from the coding sequence ATGAGCTCACTAACACTGTACACCAATTCAATGTCGCGCGGTAATACGGTTGATCTACTATTTAAGCTACTCAACGTACCGTACCAGCGTATTGAACTCGACTATGGTGAGGAAATGCACACTAAAGAATATCTTGCAATTAATCCAATGGGAAAAGTGCCTGCATTAGTCGATGGCGATAAAATTATTACCGAAACTGCCGCTATCTGTGTCTATTTAGCCGATAAATTTATTGAGAAAGGTTTGGCTCCCGCATTAGGAGCACCTGAACGCGCTGATTATTACCGTTGGTTCTTTTTCACTGCGGGTCCAATTGAAGCTGCATTTACTGCTCATGCTATGGGCTTAGAATTAGATGCCGAACAACAAAAAATGTCAGGTTTTGGTTCATTAGAACGAGTAATGGATTGTTTAGAGACTGGGATCGCCAACGCTGCTCCTTATATTTGTGGAAAACAGCTCACTGCGGTTGATGCATATATCGGCTCATTTTTACTGTTCTTAGAAAAAATTAATTTCCTTAAACCTACTGCCGTAATACACAATTACTTACAGGCTCTCAAATCACACAAAGCCTTTATAGAAAGAATGTGA
- a CDS encoding helix-turn-helix transcriptional regulator, producing MTRTQRLLTLLQILKESRYPVTADTLASKLQISVRSIYRDIDSLRCQGAEIVGEAGIGYQLKSGLLLPPLMFDDNELEALILGLRWVENNADEELKLAAMRAVNKINSVVKQGAQTVIHQTTLFAPSTQTTSIDNVIAKDLRRSLRKETKAKIEYQDEQGKHSNRIIWPIAIGYMRETQVLAAWCELRQSYRHFRLDRIQSYSALDDKLPYPKHYLFEQWRKDVLCMTTDKI from the coding sequence ATGACTCGCACCCAACGTTTGCTGACCTTATTACAAATTTTAAAAGAGAGCCGTTATCCAGTAACAGCGGATACGCTTGCATCAAAATTACAGATAAGTGTCAGATCCATTTATCGTGATATTGACTCATTGCGTTGTCAGGGAGCAGAAATTGTGGGGGAAGCTGGAATTGGCTACCAATTAAAATCGGGGTTATTACTGCCTCCATTAATGTTCGATGATAATGAATTAGAAGCCCTGATCCTTGGCTTACGCTGGGTTGAAAACAATGCCGATGAAGAACTTAAATTAGCTGCAATGCGCGCCGTAAATAAAATTAATTCTGTGGTCAAACAAGGCGCTCAAACTGTTATTCACCAAACAACATTATTTGCACCAAGTACCCAAACTACATCTATTGATAATGTGATAGCCAAAGATCTACGTCGTAGTTTACGTAAAGAAACCAAGGCTAAAATTGAATATCAAGATGAACAAGGTAAACACAGCAATAGAATCATTTGGCCTATTGCTATTGGCTATATGCGAGAAACTCAGGTGCTCGCAGCATGGTGTGAATTACGCCAAAGCTATCGCCATTTTCGATTAGATCGGATCCAATCCTATTCAGCCCTTGATGACAAATTACCGTACCCAAAACATTATTTATTTGAACAGTGGCGAAAAGACGTTTTATGCATGACTACTGACAAAATCTGA